The Triticum aestivum cultivar Chinese Spring chromosome 7B, IWGSC CS RefSeq v2.1, whole genome shotgun sequence genome window below encodes:
- the LOC123160608 gene encoding uncharacterized protein translates to MHHHHHTLLSPFRQTHTHTTLESAAEPAMNGFYSSIAHGLDALHGTLASSPDAAFMSAPFLQQAAALLRSLHSQLVHLVQRLHLPPGESWLDEYMDETSRLWEACQVVKAGASALDTYCASAARIDAALDDWLCNPNPHTARQVMRAINAPRRQAVGLEQENRALAETRIDPASLLLDDRSPVEFKLNAFNGFRGLLYALRNASSFLLMLLVSGTVSCLPDLACCAHPFRTSGAGYVSSMGRLRQRVAEEMEAVAGEHSGSGIMMYEFRQARAGIESLKAEFDRVVAMGYGDPGEIAERVEIIKGWVGMLRSGAEGVVGELDDFFDEIVEGRKMLSDLCSHR, encoded by the exons ATGCACCACCATCACCACACTCTGCTCTCACCGTTCcggcaaacacacacacacacaacacttgAGTCGGCGGCAGAACCAGCCATGAACGGCTTCTACTCGTCCATCGCCCACGGCCTCGACGCGCTCCACGGCACGCTGGCCTCGTCGCCGGACGCCGCCTTCATGTCGGCGCCCTTCCTCCAGCAGGCTGCCGCGCTGCTCCGGTCGCTGCACTCGCAGCTCGTCCACCTCGTGCAGCGTCTCCACCTGCCGCCAGGGGAGAGCTGGCTCGACGAGTACATGGACGAGACCTCCCGCCTCTGGGAGGCCTGCCAGGTCGTCAAGGCCGGCGCCTCCGCCCTTGACACCtactgcgcctccgccgcccgtaTCGACGCCGCGCTCGACGACTGGCTCTGCAACCCCAACCCCCACACCGCCCGCCAG GTGATGCGTGCGATCAACGCGCCGCGGCGGCAGGCCGTGGGGCTGGAGCAGGAGAACCGGGCGCTCGCGGAGACCAGGATCGACCCGGCGTCGCTGCTGCTCGACGACCGTTCACCCGTGGAGTTCAAGCTCAACGCCTTCAACGGCTTCCGGGGGCTGCTCTACGCGCTGCGCAACGCCAGCTCCTTCCTCCTCATGCTCCTCGTCTCAGGGACCGTCTCCTGCCTCCCGGACCTCGCATGCTGCGCGCACCCATTCCGCACCTCGGGCGCCGGCTACGTCTCCTCCATGGGCCGCCTGCGCCAGCGTGTCGCCGAGGAgatggaggcggtggccggcgagcACTCCGGCTCCGGCATCATGATGTACGAGTTCCGGCAGGCTAGGGCCGGCATTGAGAGCCTCAAGGCAGAGTTCGACAGGGTCGTCGCCATGGGGTACGGCGACCCTGGCGAGATCGCCGAGAGGGTGGAGATCATCAAAGGATGGGTCGGGATGCTGAGGTCAGGAGCCGAGGGCGTCGTCGGCGAGCTGGACGACTTCTTCGATGAGATTGTGGAAGGCAGGAAGATGCTGTCGGACCTGTGCAGCCATCGCTGA
- the LOC123156142 gene encoding uncharacterized protein yields MEPRRRDPGEPAPVYGDFDGQFTVEIHHKGFFSGTDNNRSYIDYEVDWFDHCDCDTWSILWIEDFVKQLGYDRETWQHDVYWCLPGKTINEGMREMKCDADSLAMIAASTVHKNLLLLVDHGETVNNLLTDDVTVDALPELPKVITPKKDGKGKEQASSTEVRSRARRLFTEATSSGYADEEMEEEGEKGAADSETDEEFYDSDYDIMDGDDDLYEEHVDKEVDDHREKVYTCDYETELAEDALDDPTIMLSKEERDKLKYNFKGFNPETDLNAPVFRLGMVFGTVEELRRAITSYSIRNRVAIKKTRNTSTTVEAECIDDCPWYLKAGMDNRKNSFVIKKYCDQHTCPKTWKLKGLTAPFLTKKFRDEFRGNEKMPLQKFEEKVQQEYNLIPSRSKLGRARRASVKQIRGEDDDQYKMLWDYGEELRQTNPGSKFYLCTKEIFDEKTKETKEHFSTLYWSLDACKRGWLMGCRPIIFVDGCHIKTRYKGNLLTAVGIDPNDCIFPIAFGIVEVESTSSWEWFLASLKDDLNICNTSPYTIMSDKQKGLIAAVAKVWPDAEHRFCVRHMYQNFHKLHKGEQLKNNMWAIARATDTPTYNKAMEKMKADSVPAYEWVEKWPPRTWIKAFFNPFPKCDILLNNMSEVFNSWILPARELPIYSMVENINSKITARIYSKQMEVAEDRKWSMRLCPKIQKKLDKYTDWAANCMVFGAGQKVFKVVSMNHSYIVDLEMETCNCKRWDLSGIPCHHAIACARNERIDPASLVHDCYSVGTYKRAYAFNVKPVRDQEHWTKMHGIAVYPPVYTKVMGRPRRNRKKDPEEKLMKEGGKKLTKHGVTMHCSLCGSADHNKKGHKKWEETTRDAPQPANVADDEEEEYDDPTIISNILPHTVHPHMDPSQTPGSMVFLMQQMERRAYQPSMDHGPLPESTFVAQARNDIPPPRVTTAMSRGRVRRRGVTEDIPEDVPQSSNQAGISRGRKRRSTGAGGAAAGRGGRGSREATGRGGRGFGASGASSRGGRGARGAAGRRGRGSVQQTSNQAAGRGAGEAYTGPGAEEAYTGPGAGFWNLMFGPNSESSYVQAEEEPVTQNAPNEEWIDDFQTL; encoded by the exons atggaGCCCCGCCGGCGAGATCCTGGGGAGCCAGCCCCTGTATATG GTGATTTTGATGGCCAATTCACAGTAGAGATTCATCACAAAGGATTCTTCTCTGGAACTGACAACAATAGGAGCTACATTGACTATGAAGTTGATTGGTTCGATCATTGTGATTGTGACACTTGGTCTATACTGTGGATTGAAGACTTTGTGAAGCAGCTGGGCTATGATCGAGAGACATGGCAGCATGATGTATACTGGTGTCTACCTGGAAAGACAATTAATGAAGGAATGAGAGAGATGAAGTGTGATGCTGATAGCCTTGCAATGATAGCAGCTAGCACAGTACACAAGAATTTGTTGCTGCTCGTAGACCATGGAGAGACAGTGAACAACCTTCTTACAGATGATGTTACAGTTGATGCACTGCCTGAGTTGCCAAAGGTCATAACCCCAAAAAAAGATGGCAAGGGCAAAGAACAAGCTAGCTCAACTGAAGTGAGAAGTAGAGCAAGGAGATTGTTTACTGAAGCAACATCTTCAGGATATGctgatgaagaaatggaggaagAAGGTGAAAAGGGTGCGGCGGATTCAGAAACAGATGAGGAATTCTATGACAGTGACTATGATATTATGGATGGGGATGATGATTTGTATGAGGAACATGTTGACAAAGAGGTGGACGATCATAGAGAAAAAGTTTATACATGTGACTATGAAACAGAGCTAGCAGAAGATGCTCTAGATGATCCTACCATAATGTTATCCAAAGAAGAGAGGGACAAGCTCAAGTACAACTTCAAGGGTTTCAACCCAGAAACTGATTTGAATGCCCCTGTATTCAGATTAGGTATGGTGTTTGGTACTGTTGAGGAGCTGAGGCGTGCTATTACCTCTTATAGCATCAGAAACAGAGTTGCAATTAAAAAGACCAGAAACACATCAACTACAGTagaagcagaatgcattgatgaTTGCCCATGGTACTTGAAAGCAGGGATGGACAACAGGAAAAATAGCTTTGTGATCAAGAAATACTGTGATCAGCACACGTGTCCTAAGACATGGAAGCTGAAGGGTCTAACTGCTCCATTTTTAACCAAAAAATTCAGAGATGAGTTCAGGGGCAATGAAAAGATGCCATTGCAGAAATTCGAGGAGAAGGTTCAGCAGGAGTACAATCTAATTCCAAGTAGGAGCAAATTGGGAAGGGCTAGAAGAGCATCAGTAAAGCAGATCAGAGGTGAGGATGATGACCAGTATAAGATGTTATGGGATTATggagaggaattgaggcaaacaaACCCTGGCAGCAAGTTCTACCTTTGCACAAAGGAGATTTTTGATGAAAAGACCAAGGAGACAAAGGAACATTTTTCAACTTTGTACTGGTCATTGGATGCATGCAAGAGAGGCTGGTTGATGGGGTGTAGGCCAATAATATTTGTAGATGGATGTCACATTAAGACCAGGTACAAAGGGAATTTACTGACAGCTGTGGGTATTGACCCCAATGATTGTATTTTCCCCATAGCATTTGGGATTGTGGAAGTGGAGTCCACTAGCAGCTGGGAGTGGTTTTTGGCTAGCCTAAAGGATGATCTCAATATATGCAACACCTCTCCATACACAATCATGAGTGATAAGCAGAAG GGTCTTATAGCTGCAGTTGCAAAGGTGTGGCCAGACGCTGAACACAGGTTTTGTGTCAGGCATATGTATCAAAATTtccacaagcttcacaagggggaaCAACTAAAGAACAATATGTGGGCCATTGCAAGGGCTACAGACACTCCAACATACAACAAAGCAATGGAGAAGATGAAGGCAGACAGTGTGCCTGCATACGAATGGGTTGAGAAATGGCCACCAAGAACATGGATTAAAGCTTTTTTTAATCCTTTTCCAAAGTGTGACATCCTGCTAAATAACATGTCTGAAGTATTTAACAG TTGGATTTTGCCAGCCAGAGAACTTCCTATTTACTCGATGGTTGAAAACATAAACAGCAAGATCACAGCAAGGATATACAGCAAGCAGATGGAAGTTGCAGAAGATAGGAAATGGAGTATGAGATTGTgcccaaaaattcagaaaaaattggACAAGTACACTGATTGGGCTGCAAACTGCATGGTCTTTGGAGCTGGTCAGAAGGTTTTCAAGGTTGTGTCAATGAACCACTCCTACATAGTGGACTTGGAAATGGAAACCTGTAACTGCAAGAGATGGGACTTGTCTGGCATTCCATGTCACCATGCTATTGCTTGTGCTAGAAATGAGAGAATTGACCCTGCAAGCCTAGTGCATGATTGTTATTCAGTAGGGACATACAAAAGGGCTTATGCTTTTAATGTAAAACCAGTGAGGGACCAGGAACATTGGACTAAGATGCATGGCATTGCTGTATATCCACCAGTGTACACTAAGGTAATGGGGAGACCAAGGAGGAATAGAAAGAAAGATCCAGAGGAGAAGTTGATGAAAGAAGGAGGGAAAAAGTTGACAAAGCATGGTGTAACCATGCACTGCTCCCTTTGTGGAAGTGCAGACCACAACAAGAAAGGACACAAGAAGTGGGAGGAGACCacaagagatgctcctcaacctgcaaatgttgcagatgatgaagaagaagagtatgatgaTCCTACAATCATTTCT AACATACTGCCACACACAGTCCATCCACACATGGATCCAAGTCAAACCCCAGGGTCCATGGTTTTCCTCATGCAGCAAATG GAGAGGAGAGCGTACCAACCAAGTATGGATCATGGACCTCTTCCAGAATCAACATTTGTTGCACAAGCAAGAAATGACATACCCCCTCCTAGGGTTACGACTGCTATGTCAAGAGGTAGGGTTAGAAGAAGAGGAGTCACTGAAGACATTCCAGAAGATGTACCACAGTCAAGCAACCAAGCTGGAATTTCAAGAGGAAGAAAGAGAAGATCCACTGGAGCTGGTGGAGCAGCAGCTGGCAGGGGAGGCAGAGGATCTAGAGAAGCAACTGGTAGGGGAGGAAGAGGTTTTGGAGCTAGTGGAGCATCTAGCAGGGGAGGCAGGGGAGCTAGGGGAGCGGCTGGCAGGAGAGGTAGAGGATCTGTACAGCAGACAAGCAACCAAGCAGCTGGAAGAGGAGCAGGGGAAGCATATACTGGACCAGGTGCTGAGGAAGCATATACTGGACCAGGTGCTGGGTTCTGGAACCTTATGTTTGGACCAAATTCAGAGAGTTCCTATGTGCAAGCAGAAGAGGAGCCAGTGACCCAAAATGCACCAAATGAAGAGTGGATTGATGATTTCCAAACCTTGTAG